From one Equus asinus isolate D_3611 breed Donkey chromosome 5, EquAss-T2T_v2, whole genome shotgun sequence genomic stretch:
- the NCBP2 gene encoding nuclear cap-binding protein subunit 2 isoform X4, whose amino-acid sequence MGLDKMKKTACGFCFVEYYSRADAENAMRYINGTRLDDRIIRTDWDAGFKEGRQYGRGRSGGQVRDEYRQDYDAGRGGYGKLAQNQ is encoded by the exons ATGGGCctggataaaatgaaaaaaacagcatGTGGATTCTGCTTTGTGGA ATACTATTCAAGAGCAGATGCAGAAAATGCTATGCGGTACATAAATGGAACTCGTCTGGATGACCGGATCATTCGCACAGACTGGGACGCAGGCTTTAAGGAGGGCAGGCAGTACGGCCGTGGGCGATCTGGGGGCCAG GTACGAGATGAGTATCGGCAGGACTATGATGCTGGGAGAGGAGGCTATGGAAAACTGGCCCAAAACCAGTGA
- the NCBP2 gene encoding nuclear cap-binding protein subunit 2 isoform X2, whose protein sequence is MLWGPEYGSTQILSKLEYHLMVDLRALTWVRRACKQGDNEEQEKLLKKSCTLYVGNLSFYTTEEQIYELFSKSGDIKKIIMGLDKMKKTACGFCFVEYYSRADAENAMRYINGTRLDDRIIRTDWDAGFKEGRQYGRGRSGGQVRDEYRQDYDAGRGGYGKLAQNQ, encoded by the exons CAGATACTTTCCAAGCTGGAATACCACCTTATGGTTGATCTTAGAGCCCTAACCTGGGTCAGAAGGGCCTGCAAGCAG GGTGACAATGAAGAACAGGAAAAATTACTGAAGAAAAGCTGTACATTATATGTTGGAAATCTTTCCTTTTACACAACTGAGGAACAAATCTATGAACTCTTCAGCAAAAGTGGTGACATAAAGAAAATCATTATGGGCctggataaaatgaaaaaaacagcatGTGGATTCTGCTTTGTGGA ATACTATTCAAGAGCAGATGCAGAAAATGCTATGCGGTACATAAATGGAACTCGTCTGGATGACCGGATCATTCGCACAGACTGGGACGCAGGCTTTAAGGAGGGCAGGCAGTACGGCCGTGGGCGATCTGGGGGCCAG GTACGAGATGAGTATCGGCAGGACTATGATGCTGGGAGAGGAGGCTATGGAAAACTGGCCCAAAACCAGTGA